One genomic window of Phycisphaerales bacterium includes the following:
- a CDS encoding globin: MTQQSPYERIGAEGFDRLTRGFYDAVPSDDVLGPMYRQHLGDQHGVDPNDDTALEPFMEEARVRLRDFLIQRFGGPTTYSDQRGHPRLRMRHMPFAIDHAAAERWLELMFASLDELSLEPDLYRELRVFFTQTALFMVNR, translated from the coding sequence GTGACCCAGCAGTCCCCCTACGAACGCATCGGTGCCGAGGGCTTCGACCGCCTTACCCGCGGCTTCTACGACGCCGTGCCATCGGACGACGTCCTCGGCCCGATGTACCGCCAGCACCTGGGAGACCAGCACGGCGTCGACCCCAACGACGATACCGCGCTCGAGCCATTCATGGAAGAGGCCCGCGTTCGGCTCCGCGACTTTCTGATTCAGCGATTCGGCGGGCCAACCACGTACAGCGACCAACGCGGCCATCCGCGCCTGCGCATGCGTCACATGCCGTTTGCCATCGACCACGCCGCCGCCGAGCGATGGCTCGAACTCATGTTCGCCTCGCTCGACGAACTGAGTCTTGAACCCGACCTCTACCGAGAGCTCCGCGTGTTCTTCACGCAAACGGCCCTCTTCATGGTCAACCGCTAG
- a CDS encoding zinc ribbon domain-containing protein encodes MIGPSANDIIAARWRVRIVLRMATLLLTIVALAWIALQLREFLEVRQVASAGFGQMPHPLDFEWFAIPVVLLIVAVVFALVARFGLAMIVDVPRPKCPKCGYDLDKPTSDKCPECGLRLGALRANDPA; translated from the coding sequence GTGATCGGGCCCTCGGCCAACGACATCATCGCCGCGCGCTGGCGTGTGCGGATCGTGCTCCGCATGGCGACGCTGTTGCTCACGATCGTGGCGCTCGCGTGGATCGCCCTGCAGCTGCGAGAATTCCTCGAGGTCAGGCAAGTGGCGTCCGCCGGCTTCGGGCAGATGCCCCATCCGCTCGACTTCGAGTGGTTTGCCATCCCCGTCGTGCTCCTGATCGTCGCCGTGGTCTTCGCGCTCGTCGCCCGCTTCGGCCTCGCGATGATCGTCGACGTGCCGCGACCGAAGTGTCCGAAGTGCGGCTACGACCTGGACAAGCCGACGAGCGACAAGTGCCCCGAGTGCGGACTGCGGCTCGGCGCTTTGCGCGCCAACGATCCCGCGTGA
- a CDS encoding ATP-binding protein, with translation MRAIVTGQIGLDKKNYLDEVAAFAGQQGESIELFNVGDRMYAEAPDVRPGRILDLPLSRLHSLRRAAFKDVISESRDHPNVLVNTHATFRWRHGLFSAFDFDQINKLKPDLFICLVDNIETVHERLHRDHEIDATMKDCMVWREEELLATELMSQAVPGSDFYIVSRGRHASTVRTMFRLVCRPDMRKVYPSFPMSHVVDMPEVLAEIDAFRAKLAEQFITFDPGDVDEKLLLDRALEAARQGQEFFDHKPHSFGGGKANDKPLRVRTREVLDIAGDIDGQIYMRDFKLIDQSDMIVSYIPELPGGIPGLSSGVERELQHAWEHTKEVYVVWRPAKAPSPFITETATRIFSTVEEAVAHFDEAGMFAQTNLFGH, from the coding sequence ATGCGGGCCATCGTCACCGGCCAGATTGGGCTCGACAAGAAAAACTACCTCGACGAGGTCGCCGCCTTCGCGGGCCAGCAGGGGGAGAGCATCGAGCTCTTCAACGTCGGCGACCGGATGTACGCCGAAGCGCCCGACGTGCGCCCGGGCCGAATCCTCGACCTGCCGCTCAGCCGCCTGCACTCGCTCCGCCGCGCAGCGTTCAAGGACGTCATCAGCGAGAGCCGCGACCATCCCAACGTGCTCGTCAACACGCACGCGACCTTCCGCTGGCGGCACGGCCTGTTCAGCGCCTTCGACTTCGACCAGATCAACAAGCTCAAGCCCGACCTGTTCATCTGCCTGGTCGACAACATCGAGACCGTGCACGAGCGGCTGCACCGCGATCACGAGATCGACGCCACCATGAAGGACTGCATGGTCTGGCGAGAGGAAGAATTGCTCGCCACCGAACTCATGAGCCAGGCCGTCCCGGGCAGCGACTTCTACATCGTCAGCCGGGGCCGCCACGCCAGCACCGTGCGGACGATGTTCCGCCTGGTCTGCCGGCCCGACATGCGCAAGGTCTACCCCAGCTTCCCCATGAGCCACGTCGTCGACATGCCCGAGGTGCTGGCCGAGATCGACGCGTTCCGCGCCAAGCTGGCCGAGCAGTTCATCACCTTCGATCCGGGCGACGTCGACGAGAAGCTGCTGCTCGACCGAGCGCTCGAGGCCGCCCGCCAGGGCCAGGAGTTCTTCGACCACAAGCCCCACAGCTTCGGCGGCGGCAAGGCCAACGACAAGCCGCTCCGCGTCCGGACGCGTGAGGTCCTCGACATCGCCGGCGACATCGACGGCCAGATCTACATGCGCGACTTCAAGCTCATCGACCAGAGCGACATGATCGTGAGCTACATCCCCGAGCTGCCGGGCGGCATCCCGGGCCTCAGCAGCGGCGTCGAGCGAGAACTGCAGCACGCCTGGGAGCACACCAAGGAGGTCTACGTCGTCTGGCGGCCAGCCAAGGCCCCCAGCCCCTTCATCACCGAGACCGCCACCAGGATCTTCTCGACGGTCGAGGAAGCCGTCGCCCACTTCGACGAGGCGGGCATGTTTGCGCAGACGAACCTGTTCGGGCACTAG
- a CDS encoding RNA-binding protein — protein sequence MKIYVGNLPYDTSEGALQELFGEFGEVDSVSLIMDRETGRPRGFGFVEMNDDAAARNALEGLNGKDFGGRPLTVNEAKPREGGGGRGGFGGGRGGGGGGGYGGGRGGGGGGGGGWGRR from the coding sequence GTGAAGATTTATGTTGGAAACCTCCCCTATGACACCTCCGAGGGCGCTCTTCAGGAGCTTTTTGGCGAGTTCGGCGAAGTCGATAGCGTCTCGCTCATCATGGACCGTGAGACCGGTCGCCCGCGTGGCTTTGGCTTCGTCGAGATGAACGACGATGCTGCGGCTCGCAACGCGCTCGAGGGCCTCAACGGCAAGGACTTCGGTGGACGCCCGCTGACCGTGAACGAGGCCAAGCCCCGCGAGGGTGGCGGCGGTCGCGGCGGCTTCGGCGGCGGCCGGGGCGGCGGCGGTGGCGGCGGCTACGGCGGTGGTCGTGGCGGCGGCGGCGGTGGTGGCGGCGGCTGGGGCCGTCGCTAA
- a CDS encoding fatty acid desaturase — MTTIPSPTPAVVRRDAAAGATAPARVREVEDYGPLPLGQRIANLIFILVPLCMLVWAIVYAWGRGVGWTELGLMTGLYLLTGFGVTIGYHRLFTHKSFRTGPIMTTILGVLGSMASEGPIITWVAHHRCHHQHSDAEHDPHSPHGHGSGFKGLVKGFFMSHVGWMVVGGRRDLRKYVPDLEADPLISKLSRMFLVWMAVSLLLPAVLGGLITMSWWGAFLGFVWGGLIRIAVVHHITWSVNSVCHIWGTRPFQSHDESRNNPIVGVLALGEGWHNNHHAFPTSARHGLKWWQFDSSYLIIKAMEKVGLAWDVKVPSAERMAKKAVA, encoded by the coding sequence ATGACAACCATTCCATCTCCGACCCCCGCGGTCGTCCGCCGAGACGCCGCGGCCGGGGCTACAGCCCCAGCCAGAGTCCGCGAAGTCGAGGACTACGGCCCGCTGCCGCTCGGGCAGCGCATCGCAAACCTGATCTTCATACTCGTGCCGCTGTGCATGCTCGTTTGGGCGATCGTGTACGCCTGGGGTCGCGGGGTGGGCTGGACGGAGCTCGGTCTCATGACCGGGCTCTACTTGTTGACGGGCTTTGGCGTGACCATCGGGTATCACCGGCTGTTTACGCACAAGTCGTTCCGCACCGGCCCCATCATGACCACCATCCTGGGCGTGCTGGGCTCGATGGCCAGCGAGGGGCCGATCATCACGTGGGTGGCCCACCATCGCTGCCACCACCAGCACAGCGACGCCGAGCACGACCCCCACTCTCCCCACGGCCACGGCTCGGGGTTCAAGGGGCTCGTCAAGGGCTTCTTCATGAGCCACGTGGGCTGGATGGTGGTTGGCGGGCGGCGCGACCTGCGCAAGTACGTTCCCGATCTCGAGGCCGATCCGCTCATTAGCAAGCTCAGCAGGATGTTCCTGGTGTGGATGGCGGTCAGCCTGCTGCTGCCGGCGGTGCTCGGCGGGCTCATCACGATGAGCTGGTGGGGCGCGTTCCTGGGCTTCGTGTGGGGCGGGCTTATCCGCATCGCCGTCGTGCATCACATCACGTGGAGCGTCAACAGCGTGTGCCACATCTGGGGCACGCGGCCGTTCCAGAGCCACGACGAGAGCCGCAACAACCCCATCGTGGGCGTGCTGGCGCTCGGCGAGGGCTGGCACAACAACCACCACGCGTTCCCCACGAGCGCGCGGCACGGGCTGAAGTGGTGGCAGTTCGACAGCAGCTACCTGATCATCAAAGCAATGGAAAAGGTGGGGCTCGCCTGGGACGTCAAGGTGCCCAGCGCCGAGCGGATGGCCAAGAAGGCCGTCGCGTAG
- a CDS encoding L-dopachrome tautomerase-related protein: protein MIRTLTIGLPAVLLGLLLPACQQVQPSASEPLEARTTAVDFPADRLESVHQVVGFQWTGVAATNDGRVFVSFPNWSGPYRYAVVELIDGVQRPYPDGQWNRWPPAPTDLDPDPGYRFVCVQSVHVDAKGRLWILDPASPRFEGVVPGAAKLVEVDLETDRVVRVIRFDERIAPERSYLNDVRIDVERNVAFITDSGLGAIVVVDLDTNQSRRVLANHPSTKAERGVVPKIGGRELRAGQTPDGPVPQIHADGIAYNPADDFVYYQALTARTLYRVPAGVLADFDARGFEIAAAVEDLGPSVMTDGMDADAAGKIYFTALERDAIVYRTPGGNYRTLIEDDRLAWPDSLAITPDGVYVSTSRIHQTKAYSFDGLMPSEPYGLWRAPLPE, encoded by the coding sequence ATGATTCGCACGCTCACGATCGGGTTGCCGGCGGTCTTGCTCGGGCTCCTGCTGCCCGCGTGCCAGCAGGTGCAGCCCAGCGCGTCCGAGCCGCTCGAGGCACGCACCACGGCCGTGGACTTCCCCGCCGACCGCCTCGAGTCGGTCCACCAGGTCGTGGGCTTCCAGTGGACGGGCGTGGCCGCAACCAACGACGGCCGCGTGTTCGTAAGCTTTCCGAATTGGAGCGGGCCGTATCGCTATGCCGTCGTCGAGCTCATCGACGGCGTGCAGCGGCCGTACCCCGACGGGCAGTGGAACCGCTGGCCCCCCGCGCCAACCGATCTCGATCCCGACCCTGGCTACCGCTTCGTGTGCGTGCAGAGCGTGCACGTCGACGCGAAGGGCCGCCTGTGGATCCTCGACCCGGCCAGCCCGAGGTTCGAGGGCGTCGTACCGGGCGCGGCCAAGCTCGTCGAGGTCGACCTGGAGACCGATCGCGTCGTTCGCGTCATTCGTTTCGATGAACGGATTGCGCCCGAGCGGAGCTACCTCAATGACGTCCGCATCGACGTCGAACGCAACGTCGCGTTCATCACGGATTCGGGCCTGGGTGCGATCGTCGTCGTCGATCTCGATACCAATCAATCCCGCCGCGTGCTGGCGAACCACCCGAGCACGAAGGCCGAGCGCGGCGTCGTTCCGAAGATCGGCGGCCGCGAGCTCCGCGCCGGCCAGACGCCCGACGGCCCGGTCCCCCAGATCCACGCCGACGGCATCGCCTACAACCCGGCCGACGACTTCGTGTACTACCAGGCCCTGACCGCTCGCACCCTGTACCGCGTTCCCGCGGGCGTGCTCGCCGACTTCGACGCTCGTGGATTCGAGATCGCCGCGGCGGTCGAGGACCTGGGCCCCAGCGTCATGACCGACGGCATGGACGCCGACGCGGCGGGCAAAATCTACTTCACCGCCCTCGAGCGCGACGCCATCGTGTACCGCACCCCCGGCGGCAACTATCGCACGCTCATCGAGGACGACCGCCTCGCCTGGCCCGACAGCCTCGCCATCACGCCCGATGGCGTCTACGTCTCGACCAGCCGCATCCACCAGACCAAGGCCTACAGCTTCGACGGCCTGATGCCGAGCGAGCCCTACGGCCTGTGGCGGGCGCCACTCCCGGAATAG
- a CDS encoding radical SAM protein — protein MRVLFVLPALTEATGPFFRPIKYALFPPLGMAQLAAFLDAGDEAMIIDEHVMPGVLTSYDDGRGVLGKRWRGTLAERPDMVVIQAYITNAHRAYAIARHYKEMGVRVCLGGLHVTSLPDEADGLCDHLFIGVGDATWPAFLEDLRKGEAKPRYDSKDFVRTLESLPPTRRDLIDRRLYLVPNSIVVSRGCPHRCTFCYNSGFYKGGRRFYTQAVDDALAEIECLPGKHLYFLDDHLLGDPHFARALFDGMKGMGRVFQGAATIDSILRGDLVERAVDAGLRSIFIGFESVNEASLVQSKKTQNLKSDADAAIRRLDSLGVMVNGSFVFGLDGDGPDVFDRTVAWAVERGITTATFHVATPYPGTAYWDEIEGQGRILHRDWRLYDTRHAVFEPRHMTPAQLEAGYWRAYEHFYRWTNIARAAANHERVLSRCKHFGYSAAWRKLGPVWDLAIRAKRLNITRPVIETGLGVLGRRRKAEPSPRPKSVSLPVLEG, from the coding sequence GTGCGCGTGCTGTTCGTGCTGCCGGCGTTGACCGAGGCCACGGGGCCGTTCTTCCGTCCCATCAAGTACGCCCTGTTTCCGCCGCTGGGCATGGCCCAGCTCGCGGCGTTCCTCGATGCGGGCGACGAGGCCATGATCATCGACGAGCACGTCATGCCCGGCGTGCTCACCAGCTACGACGATGGTCGTGGCGTGCTCGGCAAGCGTTGGCGAGGCACCCTCGCCGAGCGCCCCGACATGGTGGTCATCCAGGCATACATCACCAACGCCCACCGGGCGTATGCCATCGCTCGACATTACAAGGAGATGGGCGTGCGCGTGTGCCTGGGCGGATTGCACGTGACCAGCCTGCCAGACGAAGCCGACGGCCTCTGCGATCACCTCTTCATCGGCGTTGGCGACGCGACGTGGCCCGCGTTCCTGGAAGACCTTCGCAAGGGCGAAGCGAAGCCGCGATACGACTCCAAGGACTTCGTTCGCACGCTCGAGAGCCTCCCACCGACGCGGCGAGACCTGATCGATCGCCGGCTGTACCTCGTGCCCAACTCCATCGTCGTCAGCCGGGGCTGCCCGCACCGCTGCACGTTCTGCTACAACAGCGGCTTCTACAAGGGCGGGCGGCGGTTCTACACGCAAGCCGTCGACGACGCGCTGGCGGAGATCGAATGCTTGCCCGGCAAGCACCTGTACTTCCTCGACGACCACCTGCTCGGCGACCCGCACTTTGCACGGGCGCTCTTCGACGGCATGAAGGGCATGGGCCGCGTCTTCCAGGGCGCCGCCACCATCGACTCGATCCTGCGGGGCGATCTCGTCGAGCGTGCCGTCGACGCCGGCCTTCGAAGCATCTTCATCGGCTTCGAGAGCGTCAACGAGGCGAGCCTCGTCCAGAGCAAGAAGACCCAGAACCTCAAGAGCGACGCCGACGCGGCCATCCGCCGGCTCGACTCCCTGGGCGTCATGGTCAACGGCTCGTTCGTCTTCGGCCTCGATGGCGACGGGCCGGACGTGTTCGATCGCACCGTCGCCTGGGCGGTCGAGCGCGGCATCACCACCGCCACCTTCCACGTCGCCACGCCCTACCCAGGCACGGCCTACTGGGACGAGATCGAGGGGCAGGGCCGCATCCTGCACCGAGATTGGCGGCTGTACGACACGCGGCACGCGGTGTTCGAGCCCAGGCACATGACGCCCGCGCAGCTCGAGGCCGGCTACTGGCGGGCGTACGAGCACTTCTATCGCTGGACGAACATCGCGCGGGCGGCAGCCAACCACGAGCGTGTCCTCTCGCGATGCAAGCACTTCGGCTACAGCGCCGCGTGGCGGAAGCTCGGTCCCGTGTGGGACCTGGCCATCCGCGCCAAGCGGCTGAACATCACGCGCCCCGTCATCGAAACGGGCCTGGGCGTGCTCGGGCGTCGAAGGAAGGCAGAGCCGTCGCCGCGGCCGAAATCGGTCTCGCTGCCGGTGCTAGAGGGCTAG
- the sucD gene encoding succinate--CoA ligase subunit alpha → MAVLVDAETQVICQGITGAFGAVHTKGCLHYGTKLVGGVTPGKGGTKDDNGLPIFDTVKQATDATGATATMIFVPPPFAGDAILEAADAGLRLICCITEGVPVHDMVRVRAALDSMNVAARGADVHPTQDLFTLIGPNCPGVITPGPKTGSGESASDPYTNAGCKIGIMPGYINTHISEEKCTTGKAVGIVSRSGTLTYEAVWQCSQLGIAQSTCIGIGGDPVRGLSHVDCLRLFQNDPDTHGILMIGEIGGSDEEDAARYVREHVTKPVAGFIAGQTAPPGKRMGHAGAIISGGEGTAAAKIAAMEDAGITVARSPAEMGQAMAKAMGLELAAV, encoded by the coding sequence ATGGCCGTGCTCGTCGACGCTGAAACCCAGGTCATCTGCCAAGGCATCACCGGAGCATTCGGTGCCGTCCACACCAAGGGCTGCCTGCACTACGGCACCAAGCTCGTCGGCGGTGTGACGCCCGGCAAGGGCGGCACGAAGGACGACAACGGGCTGCCCATCTTCGACACCGTGAAGCAGGCGACCGACGCGACGGGCGCCACCGCGACGATGATCTTCGTGCCCCCGCCCTTCGCGGGCGACGCCATCTTGGAGGCCGCCGACGCAGGACTGCGCCTGATCTGCTGCATTACCGAAGGCGTGCCGGTCCATGACATGGTCCGCGTGCGCGCCGCGCTCGATTCGATGAACGTTGCTGCCCGTGGCGCCGACGTCCATCCGACGCAAGACCTCTTCACGCTGATCGGACCAAACTGCCCCGGCGTCATTACGCCCGGGCCCAAGACGGGCAGCGGCGAGAGCGCGAGCGATCCATACACGAACGCCGGCTGCAAGATCGGCATCATGCCCGGCTACATCAACACGCACATCAGCGAAGAGAAGTGCACGACGGGCAAGGCGGTCGGCATCGTCAGCCGCTCGGGCACGCTGACCTATGAAGCCGTCTGGCAGTGCTCGCAATTGGGCATTGCCCAGAGCACGTGCATCGGCATCGGCGGCGATCCGGTCCGCGGGCTGAGCCACGTCGACTGCCTGCGGCTCTTCCAGAACGATCCCGACACGCACGGCATCCTCATGATCGGCGAGATCGGCGGCAGCGACGAGGAAGACGCCGCGCGCTACGTCCGCGAGCACGTGACCAAGCCCGTCGCCGGCTTCATCGCCGGCCAGACCGCGCCCCCCGGCAAGCGCATGGGCCACGCCGGCGCGATCATCAGCGGCGGCGAGGGCACGGCGGCGGCCAAGATCGCCGCGATGGAGGACGCCGGCATTACCGTGGCGCGCAGCCCGGCCGAGATGGGCCAGGCCATGGCCAAGGCGATGGGGCTGGAGTTGGCTGCGGTCTGA
- a CDS encoding helix-turn-helix domain-containing protein, with amino-acid sequence MPRKASSEGPLRTPLAAPAGVAPPLQKRSKETYEKILDAADRLLAEQSFDALRIEDLLSAAEVSAGSFYARFEGKAALLAALYHRYQAELVESLEKPPPSVPADATLEDRVRAFVRSRIRRYRARKGTLRAVVLDLRLHPERFHPQMRELNAMATRHMVEVLRPSLPEIAGGEARLISLAYFVSAICRDRILFATWPHASAAGGSMTRLEHDLVRLSVGFLRSA; translated from the coding sequence GTGCCCAGGAAGGCCTCGTCGGAAGGACCACTCCGAACGCCGCTGGCGGCTCCGGCCGGCGTCGCGCCTCCCCTGCAGAAGCGCAGCAAGGAAACCTACGAGAAGATCCTCGATGCCGCCGACCGCTTGCTGGCCGAGCAGAGCTTCGACGCGCTGCGCATCGAGGACTTGTTGTCGGCCGCCGAGGTCTCGGCCGGCTCGTTCTACGCGCGCTTCGAGGGCAAGGCGGCGCTGCTGGCGGCGCTCTACCACCGCTACCAGGCCGAGCTCGTCGAGTCGCTCGAGAAGCCGCCCCCGAGCGTGCCGGCAGACGCGACGCTCGAGGATCGCGTGCGAGCCTTCGTGCGGTCGCGCATCCGCCGGTATCGCGCGCGGAAGGGCACGCTGCGGGCGGTGGTGCTCGATCTGCGGCTGCACCCCGAGCGATTCCATCCGCAGATGCGCGAACTGAACGCGATGGCAACCAGGCACATGGTCGAAGTGCTGCGCCCCAGCCTGCCCGAGATCGCGGGCGGCGAGGCGCGGCTCATCAGCCTGGCGTACTTCGTCTCCGCTATCTGCCGCGACCGCATCCTGTTCGCCACGTGGCCGCACGCGTCGGCCGCGGGCGGCTCGATGACACGATTGGAACACGATCTCGTACGACTCTCGGTCGGATTCCTACGCAGCGCATGA
- a CDS encoding ester cyclase, giving the protein MTIKTTTKTASMTETARALFDACESGKGWAACKQYCHEGATFSAQADALAEITTLEQYTEWMAGLYAFAPDASYEVHAFAADEGASRVMGFGTFRATHTGEGGPVPPTGKKVEAEYVYVMAFDAGRVRHMTKVWNDGHSFRQIGWA; this is encoded by the coding sequence ATGACCATCAAGACCACCACCAAGACCGCGTCCATGACCGAAACCGCCCGCGCCCTCTTCGACGCCTGCGAGTCGGGCAAGGGCTGGGCGGCGTGCAAGCAATATTGCCACGAGGGCGCGACCTTCAGCGCCCAGGCCGACGCGCTCGCCGAGATCACCACGCTCGAACAGTACACCGAATGGATGGCCGGCCTGTACGCCTTCGCGCCCGACGCGAGCTACGAGGTCCACGCCTTCGCCGCCGACGAGGGCGCAAGCCGCGTCATGGGCTTCGGCACGTTCCGCGCCACGCACACCGGCGAGGGCGGCCCGGTGCCGCCCACGGGCAAGAAGGTCGAGGCCGAGTACGTCTACGTCATGGCGTTTGACGCGGGCCGCGTGCGGCACATGACGAAGGTGTGGAACGACGGGCACAGCTTCAGACAGATTGGGTGGGCGTAG
- a CDS encoding GC-type dockerin domain-anchored protein, whose amino-acid sequence MIRHARTPATAALTIAALAATAHADPLVSVRVLEGGDYVINPSAMAEGAIAFDSEDGRYRDVPGLLAGGDLLVTDADDKDDADIELRLTVRAPATIYVLHADAAGLPGWIAADYADTGEGLTLDTDDDTWAYSIYRRDIDGAGEVELSLFNNSTFDLDDDIMYGVVGVSSAAEPCRPDIDGDGELTLFDFLAFQNLFDAGDPAADFDSDGELTLFDFLAFQNAFDVGC is encoded by the coding sequence ATGATCCGCCACGCCCGCACCCCTGCAACCGCCGCCCTGACCATCGCAGCGCTCGCCGCCACGGCGCACGCCGACCCGCTCGTCTCCGTCCGCGTGCTCGAGGGCGGCGACTACGTCATCAATCCAAGCGCCATGGCCGAGGGCGCCATCGCCTTCGACTCCGAGGACGGCCGCTACCGCGACGTGCCGGGCCTCCTCGCCGGCGGCGACCTGCTAGTCACCGACGCCGACGACAAGGACGACGCCGACATCGAGCTTCGCCTGACCGTCCGGGCCCCGGCCACGATCTACGTGCTGCACGCCGACGCCGCCGGCCTGCCCGGCTGGATCGCCGCGGACTACGCCGACACGGGCGAGGGCCTGACGCTCGACACCGACGACGACACCTGGGCCTACTCGATCTACCGCCGCGATATCGACGGCGCGGGCGAGGTCGAGCTCTCGCTCTTCAACAACAGCACGTTCGACCTGGACGACGACATCATGTACGGCGTCGTCGGCGTGTCGAGCGCCGCCGAGCCCTGCCGCCCCGACATCGACGGCGACGGCGAGCTCACGCTCTTCGACTTCCTGGCCTTCCAGAATCTCTTCGACGCCGGCGATCCCGCGGCCGACTTCGATAGCGACGGCGAGCTGACGCTGTTCGACTTCCTGGCGTTCCAGAACGCGTTTGATGTGGGGTGTTGA
- a CDS encoding GAF domain-containing protein encodes MVDRLARCSLTLLLAACVIASVGCSSKPEVLPRDAFWANLTQLCGKAYPGRVVEDSTNSPIFRDRLLMLQVAECDESSVAMPLLIEGRPWATLVIRNEEESLDLEHLHEPGTDGQSPPSGYGGPTRGVGSEFAQDFYADEFTISLDEDAEDTIWTIELRPGAVMQYILRREGTDRRFRAVFDLSRGRPAPTVPSLR; translated from the coding sequence ATGGTCGATCGGCTCGCTCGCTGCAGCCTCACATTGCTCCTTGCCGCATGCGTCATCGCCAGCGTCGGATGCTCGAGCAAGCCCGAGGTTCTGCCGAGGGATGCGTTCTGGGCGAACCTGACGCAGCTGTGCGGCAAGGCGTACCCGGGTCGGGTCGTCGAGGACTCGACGAATAGCCCGATCTTCCGCGACCGCCTGCTCATGCTCCAGGTTGCCGAGTGCGACGAGAGCTCGGTCGCGATGCCGTTGCTGATCGAGGGCCGTCCGTGGGCCACCCTCGTCATCAGGAACGAAGAAGAGTCGCTCGATCTTGAGCATTTGCACGAGCCGGGCACCGACGGACAAAGCCCGCCGAGCGGCTACGGCGGACCGACCCGCGGCGTCGGCTCCGAGTTCGCGCAAGACTTCTACGCCGACGAGTTCACGATCTCGCTCGACGAGGACGCCGAGGACACCATCTGGACGATCGAGTTGCGTCCTGGTGCGGTCATGCAGTACATCCTCCGGCGTGAGGGCACGGACCGCCGGTTCCGTGCAGTGTTCGATCTCTCCCGAGGTCGACCGGCGCCGACCGTCCCCTCCCTGCGCTGA
- a CDS encoding DUF2071 domain-containing protein encodes MAMRWSLLLFMHWPVPAEALRPHVPPMLEVDTFDGSAWLAVVPFTMSGVRARFTPALPGLGAFHELNLRTYVTHEGKPGVWFFSLDAASWPGVEVARRTFHLAYFNARMSLVERDGGVAYESERTDARGKTAALSCWYKGEGSPKHAEPGSLESFLTDRYRLFASDLPPRKPERLWIGEIDHDPWLLAPARCEVEHNGMAAPIDVATPTDEAVLHLAEPVSVRAWWPKRVL; translated from the coding sequence ATGGCAATGCGGTGGTCGCTGCTGCTCTTCATGCACTGGCCGGTGCCGGCAGAGGCGCTGCGGCCGCACGTACCGCCGATGCTGGAGGTCGACACGTTCGATGGATCGGCCTGGCTTGCGGTCGTGCCGTTTACCATGTCGGGCGTGCGGGCCCGTTTCACGCCTGCGCTTCCCGGACTGGGTGCGTTCCACGAGCTCAACCTACGAACGTACGTCACGCACGAGGGCAAGCCGGGCGTCTGGTTCTTCAGCCTCGATGCCGCGAGTTGGCCGGGCGTCGAGGTCGCACGCCGGACGTTTCATCTGGCGTATTTCAACGCCCGGATGTCGCTGGTCGAGCGCGACGGCGGAGTTGCGTACGAGAGCGAGCGGACGGACGCACGCGGCAAGACTGCCGCGCTCTCGTGCTGGTACAAGGGCGAGGGCTCGCCGAAGCACGCCGAGCCCGGCTCGCTCGAGTCGTTCCTGACCGACCGCTACCGGTTGTTTGCCAGCGACCTGCCGCCGAGGAAGCCCGAGCGTCTCTGGATCGGCGAGATCGACCACGATCCGTGGCTGCTGGCACCGGCGCGGTGCGAGGTCGAGCACAACGGCATGGCAGCGCCGATCGACGTGGCGACGCCGACGGACGAGGCCGTCCTGCACCTGGCCGAGCCGGTATCGGTTCGGGCGTGGTGGCCGAAGCGCGTGCTGTAA